A region of Reichenbachiella carrageenanivorans DNA encodes the following proteins:
- a CDS encoding rhomboid family intramembrane serine protease, protein MFQLTPIVKNILIINGVLLFLEYVLQISLAPIFGVHYLFSDHFYIFQYVTYMWLHAGMWHLISNMFAILVFGPMLERVWGSKRFLTFYLITGIGAGVLYGVVDTIGKGDLSEDTEAFISNPNPDDFYIYTHNYKSRRFDMLKVGDFADEYYDRPENTSYTSQAVDIVNTIYKDLTNTPMIGASGAVFGVLLAFAMLFPNTELMLLFPPIPIKAKYLVFFYGAYELYSEINRTGGDNVAHFTHLSGMLIAFLVLKYWQRQRGNFY, encoded by the coding sequence ATGTTTCAACTGACACCTATCGTCAAGAATATCCTCATCATTAATGGGGTTTTACTGTTTTTAGAATACGTACTTCAGATAAGTCTCGCCCCCATTTTCGGAGTGCATTATCTCTTTTCAGACCACTTCTATATTTTCCAATATGTCACCTACATGTGGCTTCATGCAGGCATGTGGCATTTGATCAGCAACATGTTTGCGATATTAGTATTTGGACCAATGCTCGAACGGGTCTGGGGATCTAAGCGATTCTTGACCTTTTATCTGATTACTGGCATAGGTGCAGGCGTGTTGTACGGAGTGGTAGACACCATCGGCAAAGGAGACTTGAGCGAGGACACGGAGGCTTTCATCTCCAACCCTAACCCCGACGACTTCTATATCTATACACATAATTATAAATCTAGAAGATTTGACATGCTCAAAGTGGGTGACTTTGCAGATGAATATTATGACCGACCAGAAAATACCAGCTACACCAGCCAGGCAGTGGATATTGTAAATACAATTTACAAAGACCTGACAAACACACCTATGATTGGTGCTTCGGGTGCTGTATTCGGGGTACTACTTGCTTTTGCTATGCTTTTTCCTAATACTGAACTCATGTTGCTCTTTCCTCCGATCCCGATCAAAGCCAAATACTTGGTCTTTTTCTATGGCGCATATGAGCTATATTCCGAGATCAACCGCACAGGAGGAGACAATGTCGCTCACTTCACTCACCTGAGTGGTATGCTCATTGCCTTCTTGGTTCTAAAATACTGGCAGCGACAACGAGGCAATTTTTATTAA
- the mutL gene encoding DNA mismatch repair endonuclease MutL — translation MPDIINLLPDAIANQIAAGEVVQRPASVVKELLENSVDAGSTHIQLIINEAGKVLIHAIDNGLGMSETDARMCFERHATSKIATSEDLFKIKTMGFRGEALASIAAVARVELKSKTADAELATFIHIEASEIKKQEPISASQGTSIAVKNLFYNVPARRNFLKSNPVEMRHILDEFHRVALSNPAISFSFTQNEKEIYQLPAGKLSQRIVSLFGKNYQKQLITCQEETHWLKVQGYIGTPEFCKKTRGEQFFFINNRFIKSSYLNHAVQGAYEGMIQEGQFPFYALFIEMDPIHIDINVHPTKTEVKFDDERSVYGIIKAAVKQALGTHNVTPSLDFGSDVNFKNLAIDNSHFNTPSRSEGNYSSFKSLDKQGKSTRWDEMYEQAIDESRPTPAEIRREELAGMDTQLIFQSEANTQQSVNLEPEESSAKPTLMHDKYILKQVKKGVMVVDVVLAHERILYEKYLETLHKKFGASQRSLFPVTLEMNPADFSLVMELKEEISALGFEFEEFGKHTIAINGIPAEIKNINEKELFEGLLEQFKFNKSELSLSTQENMARSIAKRSASKTKISNDSIELRTLIDRLFACQQPNYTPNGTPTFIILGLEKIAEFFNQ, via the coding sequence ATGCCCGACATCATCAACCTGCTACCAGATGCCATTGCCAATCAAATAGCGGCGGGCGAGGTCGTACAGCGCCCAGCTTCTGTAGTAAAAGAACTCCTAGAAAACAGCGTGGATGCAGGCAGCACCCACATTCAACTGATTATCAATGAGGCAGGCAAAGTTCTGATCCATGCAATAGATAATGGGCTCGGCATGTCAGAAACAGATGCCCGCATGTGCTTCGAGCGGCATGCTACATCCAAAATAGCAACCTCCGAAGACCTTTTCAAAATCAAAACCATGGGATTCCGTGGAGAGGCGCTAGCATCTATAGCCGCAGTAGCCCGAGTGGAACTGAAATCTAAAACAGCAGACGCCGAACTGGCCACATTCATCCACATCGAAGCCTCAGAAATAAAAAAACAAGAACCCATCTCTGCTAGTCAGGGTACATCTATAGCGGTAAAAAACCTTTTTTATAATGTGCCAGCCAGAAGAAATTTTCTCAAGAGCAATCCTGTAGAAATGCGTCATATCCTCGACGAATTTCATCGTGTGGCATTATCCAACCCAGCTATTAGCTTTTCGTTTACACAAAACGAAAAAGAAATCTATCAACTACCTGCTGGTAAATTAAGCCAGCGTATAGTATCCCTTTTTGGGAAAAATTATCAAAAACAGCTGATCACTTGCCAAGAAGAAACACATTGGCTGAAAGTGCAAGGCTACATAGGCACACCAGAGTTTTGCAAGAAGACCCGAGGAGAACAGTTTTTCTTTATCAACAATCGGTTCATCAAAAGCAGCTACCTCAACCATGCCGTACAAGGCGCCTACGAAGGTATGATTCAAGAGGGACAATTTCCCTTCTATGCCTTGTTTATCGAAATGGACCCCATTCATATCGATATCAATGTGCACCCCACAAAAACCGAAGTGAAATTTGATGATGAACGCAGCGTATATGGCATCATCAAGGCCGCAGTAAAACAGGCACTAGGCACGCATAATGTAACGCCTAGTTTGGATTTTGGATCTGATGTGAATTTTAAAAATCTCGCCATCGATAATTCTCATTTCAATACCCCCAGCAGATCTGAAGGCAATTATAGTAGCTTCAAATCATTAGACAAACAAGGCAAAAGTACCCGATGGGATGAAATGTATGAACAGGCCATAGACGAATCCAGACCTACTCCAGCCGAAATCAGAAGAGAAGAGCTGGCTGGAATGGATACGCAATTGATCTTTCAGAGTGAGGCCAACACCCAACAAAGCGTAAATTTAGAGCCAGAAGAATCGAGCGCTAAACCAACTCTAATGCATGACAAATACATCCTCAAACAAGTAAAAAAGGGAGTGATGGTCGTAGATGTAGTCTTGGCTCATGAGCGAATCTTATATGAAAAATATCTAGAGACACTACACAAGAAATTTGGAGCTTCGCAGCGCAGCTTATTTCCAGTAACGCTAGAAATGAACCCTGCCGATTTTTCTCTAGTGATGGAGCTCAAAGAAGAAATCAGTGCCTTGGGTTTCGAGTTCGAAGAATTCGGAAAGCACACCATTGCCATCAATGGCATCCCTGCTGAAATTAAAAATATAAACGAAAAAGAACTATTTGAAGGCTTATTAGAGCAATTCAAATTCAATAAATCAGAACTCTCGCTGAGTACGCAAGAAAACATGGCCAGATCCATAGCAAAAAGATCTGCCAGTAAAACAAAAATCTCAAATGACAGTATAGAGTTAAGAACATTAATAGACCGACTTTTTGCTTGCCAACAACCCAACTATACGCCAAATGGCACCCCAACATTTATTATATTGGGTCTTGAAAAAATTGCAGAGTTTTTTAATCAATAG